One segment of Nitrospirota bacterium DNA contains the following:
- a CDS encoding succinate dehydrogenase/fumarate reductase iron-sulfur subunit: MDLILYIWRQNGPEDMGRLEQHRALHISPDMSFLEMLDQVNEALIKEGREPVAFDHDCREGICGMCSQVINGIPHGPQKKTTVCQLHMRNFKDGDTIYIEPWKARAFPVIRDLIVDRSSLDRIVQSGGYVSVHTGGVPDANAILIPKEDADSAMDASECIGCGACVAACPNGSAMLFTAAKVSHLAALPQGRVEAARRVCAMTEAMLREGFGNCSNHYACEAACPKGIKVKFIAKLNREYIKAQFNTGRNT; encoded by the coding sequence ATGGACCTTATCTTATATATCTGGAGGCAAAACGGTCCTGAGGATATGGGCAGGCTGGAGCAGCATCGGGCGTTACATATAAGCCCTGACATGTCATTCCTTGAGATGCTCGATCAGGTAAACGAAGCCCTCATCAAAGAAGGCAGAGAACCGGTTGCTTTTGACCATGACTGCAGGGAAGGCATCTGCGGCATGTGTTCGCAGGTGATTAACGGCATTCCCCACGGCCCCCAGAAAAAAACGACGGTCTGCCAGCTCCATATGCGCAACTTCAAAGATGGCGATACTATCTATATTGAACCCTGGAAGGCGCGTGCCTTCCCGGTGATCAGAGACCTGATCGTCGACCGGAGCAGTCTTGACCGAATCGTCCAGTCGGGTGGATATGTCTCAGTGCATACCGGCGGTGTGCCTGACGCAAACGCAATCCTGATACCAAAGGAAGACGCAGACAGCGCCATGGACGCCTCAGAATGCATCGGCTGCGGCGCCTGTGTGGCTGCCTGCCCCAATGGCTCGGCCATGCTCTTTACCGCTGCAAAGGTATCTCACCTTGCGGCGCTGCCGCAGGGAAGAGTTGAGGCTGCGCGCCGGGTATGTGCCATGACTGAGGCCATGCTTCGTGAGGGGTTCGGAAACTGCAGCAACCATTATGCGTGCGAGGCGGCATGTCCCAAGGGGATCAAGGTGAAGTTCATTGCAAAACTAAACAGGGAGTACATAAAAGCTCAATTCAATACAGGGAGAAATACATGA
- a CDS encoding succinate dehydrogenase cytochrome b subunit: MRFLSNPTGRKIVMSLTGLMMIFFAVIHLLGNISFYKGPQGINAYANVLQGLGPLLWTSRFAMLTAIFLHGFFGIRLTLENRRAKSPKYAVNNNLSTTFAGRSMIWTGLLIAFYLGYHLLHFTLQIIFPETSAARNPDALGRPDVYLMMIQSFHKPAIVFIYFSGLAALSLHLSHGIQSMVQTVGLNSEKTVPLMMKVAAVVAAIVFLAYISIPAGIIANAVGK; this comes from the coding sequence ATGAGGTTTCTGAGCAACCCGACTGGCAGAAAGATTGTGATGTCCCTTACCGGACTGATGATGATATTTTTTGCCGTAATCCATCTGCTGGGTAATATTTCGTTTTATAAGGGCCCTCAGGGCATCAACGCCTATGCAAACGTCCTGCAGGGTCTCGGCCCGCTGCTCTGGACCTCCCGGTTCGCCATGCTGACGGCCATCTTCCTGCATGGATTTTTCGGCATCCGTCTTACGCTTGAAAACAGAAGGGCAAAGTCACCGAAATACGCTGTCAATAATAACCTCAGCACGACCTTTGCAGGCAGAAGCATGATATGGACCGGGCTGCTCATAGCTTTTTATCTCGGTTATCACCTTCTTCATTTCACGCTGCAGATAATCTTCCCCGAGACTTCAGCCGCCCGGAACCCCGATGCCCTGGGCAGGCCGGATGTTTACCTGATGATGATACAGAGTTTTCATAAGCCGGCGATTGTCTTTATCTATTTTTCCGGCCTGGCTGCTCTGTCACTGCATCTCAGCCATGGCATACAGAGCATGGTTCAGACAGTGGGACTGAACAGTGAAAAGACCGTACCTTTGATGATGAAGGTTGCCGCAGTTGTTGCTGCAATCGTCTTTCTCGCCTACATATCCATCCCTGCGGGCATCATCGCCAATGCGGTGGGGAAATAG
- a CDS encoding FAD-dependent oxidoreductase, giving the protein MSIPFQENEHIVVLGGGLTGLSAGAVLARAGFGVRVLEADMTVGGLSKTIYHNGFRFDLGGHRFFTTDEKLNYFIRDLMQDELITVPRSSKIFMRDTFLDYPLRPANAFFGLGISTSLGILVDFGIEKCRGLFGRKDPVSLEDWVIRNFGRTMFDIYFKVYSEKVWGIDCSRISAEWVDRRISGLSLGRALKNAFFRAGGKKIPTLVDEFFYPKLGIGRISDRLKDEIELHNEVRLDTRVEEIHHDHGEIKSIAVRHQGKRELITGRQFISSLPLTHVINMLRPAPPHHILEAASRLRFRDLVVVAVMIDKKRVTDQTWIYIPEEKIPFGRIHEPTNWSEMMAPEGKTLLVVEYFSFKGDRIWSETDAHLLEITVGHLEKLGFIESRDVCDSMVVRVPKAYPLFEVGYHGLCDELYTYLGQFKNLHIAGRSGMFRYYNMDHAIESGIGAAEAVIRRGAPSSASAEADTFYAGCK; this is encoded by the coding sequence ATGAGTATTCCGTTTCAGGAAAATGAGCATATCGTGGTATTGGGAGGCGGACTGACCGGTCTTTCTGCAGGAGCTGTTCTTGCCCGGGCAGGGTTTGGGGTGCGTGTGCTTGAAGCCGACATGACGGTCGGAGGCCTCTCAAAGACGATTTATCACAACGGCTTCAGGTTTGATCTCGGCGGCCACCGGTTCTTTACGACTGACGAAAAACTGAATTATTTTATTCGGGACCTGATGCAGGATGAACTGATCACCGTGCCCCGCTCCAGCAAGATTTTCATGCGGGATACGTTTCTCGACTATCCTCTCAGACCCGCAAATGCTTTTTTTGGGCTCGGTATATCTACGAGCCTCGGTATCCTTGTTGATTTCGGCATCGAAAAATGCAGAGGCTTATTCGGCCGAAAAGACCCTGTTTCTCTTGAGGACTGGGTGATAAGAAACTTCGGCCGCACCATGTTCGATATTTACTTTAAGGTCTATAGTGAAAAGGTCTGGGGTATCGATTGCAGCAGGATCAGCGCTGAATGGGTTGACCGCAGGATCAGCGGGTTGTCGCTCGGCAGGGCGCTCAAAAATGCATTTTTCAGGGCAGGCGGGAAAAAGATTCCGACCCTCGTGGATGAGTTCTTTTATCCGAAGCTCGGTATCGGCAGGATATCTGACCGGCTTAAAGACGAGATCGAGCTGCATAATGAGGTCAGGCTTGATACCAGGGTCGAGGAGATCCATCACGACCATGGCGAGATCAAAAGCATCGCGGTGCGTCATCAGGGCAAGCGTGAGCTGATAACCGGCAGGCAGTTCATATCGAGTCTGCCCCTGACCCACGTTATCAATATGCTGCGTCCTGCTCCACCGCATCATATCCTTGAGGCGGCATCAAGACTCAGGTTTCGGGACCTTGTCGTTGTCGCCGTTATGATCGACAAAAAACGGGTTACTGATCAGACATGGATCTACATACCGGAGGAGAAAATACCTTTTGGCAGGATTCATGAGCCGACGAACTGGTCTGAGATGATGGCTCCGGAGGGCAAGACCCTGCTTGTGGTCGAATATTTCAGTTTTAAAGGTGACAGGATATGGAGCGAAACGGATGCGCACCTTCTTGAGATTACGGTCGGGCACCTTGAGAAACTCGGCTTTATCGAAAGCAGAGATGTATGCGACAGCATGGTCGTCCGCGTTCCAAAGGCCTATCCGCTTTTTGAAGTCGGCTATCATGGGCTTTGCGATGAACTCTATACGTATCTGGGGCAGTTTAAGAATCTTCATATTGCCGGAAGATCAGGCATGTTTCGCTATTACAATATGGACCATGCGATAGAGTCAGGCATCGGTGCAGCAGAGGCTGTGATACGCAGGGGTGCGCCTTCATCTGCTTCGGCAGAAGCAGATACATTCTATGCAGGCTGCAAATAA
- the mdh gene encoding malate dehydrogenase, with protein sequence MKKKVTVIGAGNVGASLSQMIVQQGGADVVLFDIAEGVPQGKALDLAEACPLWGSSSRITGTNDYAETAGSDVIVVTAGFPRKPGMSRDDLLSANAAVVSGVVGHTATLSPDAVIIIVTNPMDVMTQLSLKVSGFDPRRVIGMGGILDSARFRTFVAWEMGASPQDVEALVLGGHGDLMVPMPRFTTVKGVPVTTLLGGERINALIERTKSGGAEVVSLLKTGSAYYAPAAATHQMVMSVILDEKRMLPCAAYLNGQYGTQGVYTGVPVLLGADGVEKIIELPLNDQERADFDRSVEAVRQLTDKLKLTT encoded by the coding sequence ATGAAAAAAAAGGTGACTGTCATAGGTGCAGGCAACGTTGGTGCTTCACTGTCGCAGATGATCGTGCAGCAGGGCGGCGCTGACGTTGTGCTCTTCGATATTGCAGAGGGGGTTCCGCAGGGCAAGGCACTCGACCTTGCTGAGGCCTGTCCTCTGTGGGGTTCTTCGTCCCGCATTACCGGCACAAACGACTATGCAGAGACGGCTGGATCAGATGTAATTGTGGTAACAGCCGGTTTTCCGAGAAAGCCTGGCATGAGCAGAGACGACCTTCTTTCAGCAAATGCAGCGGTGGTCTCCGGCGTTGTCGGCCATACCGCAACGTTGTCTCCCGATGCGGTCATCATTATCGTAACCAACCCCATGGATGTCATGACTCAGTTGAGCCTGAAGGTCTCAGGCTTCGACCCCCGCAGGGTGATCGGGATGGGAGGCATCCTGGATTCAGCGAGGTTCAGGACCTTTGTGGCCTGGGAAATGGGGGCGTCGCCTCAGGATGTTGAAGCCCTTGTGCTGGGGGGCCACGGGGATCTGATGGTCCCGATGCCGCGCTTCACCACGGTTAAAGGCGTGCCTGTCACAACGCTTCTTGGCGGGGAGAGGATTAACGCACTTATTGAGAGGACAAAAAGCGGCGGCGCTGAGGTGGTCTCTCTCTTAAAGACCGGGAGCGCCTATTATGCGCCGGCTGCGGCAACCCACCAGATGGTTATGTCTGTTATCCTTGACGAAAAAAGAATGCTCCCCTGCGCAGCCTATCTGAACGGACAATACGGTACGCAGGGGGTTTATACCGGAGTGCCGGTTTTGCTGGGAGCCGACGGAGTGGAGAAGATTATTGAGCTGCCGCTGAACGATCAGGAAAGAGCAGATTTCGATCGTTCTGTGGAGGCTGTCAGGCAGCTTACGGATAAACTGAAACTGACAACATAA
- a CDS encoding fumarate reductase/succinate dehydrogenase flavoprotein subunit: protein MILNGNSPSGPLAQMWDRRRQELKLVNPANKRKYKIIVVGLGLAGASAAATLGELGYQVEAFCFQDSPRRGHSIAAQGGINAAKNYPSDGDSIFRLFHDTIKGGDFRARESNVYRLATLSNLIIDQCVAQGVPFARDYAGYLDNRSFGGAQVSRTFYARGQTGQQLLLGAYGALSRQIHAGTVRLFPRSEMLDLVVVNGQARGIIVRDLVTGMVNSFAADAVCLCTGGYTNVFNLSTNAMGSNVTATFRAYMKGAYFANPCYTQIHPTCIPVTGEHQSKLTLMSESLRNDGRVWVPKTGGDKRAPRDIPEGERDYFLERKYPSFGNLAPRDIASRAAKEVCDEGRGVGPGGRGVYLDFADSIARLGKEKIAERYGNLFEMYQKITAENAYDRPMRIYPAPHYAMGGLWVDYNLQSSIPGLFVLGEANFSDHGANRLGASALMQGLADGYFIISHTIADHLARTEPGKVRPEHEEFKRAEEGVNSRTKKLLSIKGGKTASDFHRQLGSIMWEHVGMARTRESLGIALGRIPELRAEFWENVAIPGSGAQLNQELEKAGRVADFLEFAELMALDALQREESCGGHFRVEHQMPDGEARRDDENFCYVAAWQFRGRDGSPELHKEPLIFENIPLATRSYK from the coding sequence ATGATCCTTAACGGAAATAGCCCTTCGGGGCCGCTGGCGCAGATGTGGGACAGACGCAGGCAGGAGCTGAAGCTCGTGAATCCTGCCAACAAACGCAAATATAAGATCATTGTCGTCGGACTGGGGCTTGCGGGCGCCTCTGCCGCAGCTACCCTCGGTGAACTCGGCTATCAGGTTGAGGCGTTTTGCTTTCAGGACAGCCCCAGAAGAGGGCACAGCATTGCGGCCCAGGGTGGTATCAACGCGGCCAAGAACTATCCCAGTGACGGCGACAGCATATTCCGCCTTTTCCATGACACGATAAAAGGTGGAGACTTCAGGGCGCGTGAGTCAAACGTATACCGGCTTGCTACGCTCAGCAACCTTATCATTGACCAGTGCGTGGCGCAGGGTGTTCCCTTTGCCCGGGACTATGCAGGTTATCTTGACAACCGGTCCTTTGGTGGAGCACAGGTATCGAGGACCTTCTATGCAAGGGGGCAGACAGGACAGCAGCTCCTGCTTGGCGCATATGGCGCACTTTCCCGCCAGATACATGCCGGTACCGTCAGACTTTTTCCCAGATCTGAGATGCTCGACCTTGTGGTTGTCAACGGACAGGCCAGGGGCATAATAGTGAGGGACCTGGTCACCGGCATGGTCAACAGTTTCGCTGCTGATGCCGTATGCCTCTGCACTGGGGGTTACACAAACGTATTTAACCTCTCGACCAATGCCATGGGCTCCAACGTAACCGCGACCTTCCGCGCCTACATGAAGGGGGCCTATTTTGCGAATCCCTGCTACACGCAGATACATCCGACCTGCATACCGGTTACCGGAGAGCATCAGTCAAAACTGACGCTCATGTCCGAGTCGCTCCGCAACGACGGACGGGTCTGGGTGCCGAAGACCGGAGGGGACAAAAGAGCTCCGCGGGACATACCGGAGGGAGAGAGGGATTATTTCCTCGAAAGAAAATACCCCAGTTTCGGCAATCTTGCGCCGCGGGACATAGCCTCCCGCGCAGCGAAGGAAGTCTGCGATGAAGGCAGGGGAGTGGGGCCGGGGGGAAGAGGCGTATACCTTGATTTCGCCGATTCTATTGCACGGCTCGGGAAAGAGAAAATAGCAGAGCGATACGGCAACCTCTTTGAGATGTATCAGAAGATCACGGCAGAAAATGCGTATGACAGACCGATGCGCATCTATCCCGCGCCTCACTATGCCATGGGCGGACTCTGGGTGGACTATAACCTCCAGAGCAGCATCCCCGGACTCTTTGTCCTTGGAGAGGCCAACTTCTCGGACCATGGCGCAAACCGCCTTGGAGCCAGCGCTCTGATGCAGGGGCTTGCGGACGGGTATTTCATCATCTCCCATACCATCGCTGACCACCTTGCGCGCACAGAGCCCGGCAAGGTCAGGCCGGAGCACGAGGAGTTCAAAAGAGCGGAGGAAGGGGTCAATAGCCGCACAAAAAAACTGCTCTCGATCAAAGGGGGAAAGACGGCAAGCGATTTCCACCGGCAGCTTGGCAGTATCATGTGGGAGCATGTCGGTATGGCAAGAACCAGAGAGAGCCTTGGCATCGCCCTAGGTCGGATACCCGAGCTCAGAGCGGAGTTTTGGGAGAACGTGGCAATACCCGGCAGCGGGGCTCAACTGAACCAGGAACTCGAAAAAGCGGGGCGTGTTGCTGACTTCCTCGAGTTTGCGGAACTGATGGCCCTTGATGCGCTTCAGCGTGAAGAGTCCTGTGGCGGCCATTTTCGGGTTGAGCATCAGATGCCTGACGGAGAAGCCAGGCGCGACGACGAAAACTTCTGCTACGTGGCGGCGTGGCAGTTCAGGGGAAGAGACGGCAGCCCCGAGCTTCACAAGGAGCCGCTCATCTTTGAGAATATACCGCTTGCAACAAGGAGCTACAAGTAA
- a CDS encoding ArsR family transcriptional regulator encodes MVRKQKPKEPPVPAERHETIRKEILSLLKDQTLSAMELSAEVHISEKDVSEHLEHIGRSTHKTGHHLTVIPAECTKCGFIFRKRERLKKPGRCPICHGEKIQEPLFTLRSN; translated from the coding sequence GTGGTAAGGAAGCAGAAACCCAAGGAGCCGCCGGTCCCTGCTGAACGGCACGAGACGATCAGAAAGGAGATTTTGTCTTTGCTAAAGGACCAGACCCTCTCTGCAATGGAGCTATCGGCTGAGGTCCATATTTCAGAGAAGGATGTATCTGAACACCTTGAACATATCGGACGTTCGACACATAAGACCGGCCATCATCTTACCGTCATACCGGCTGAATGCACGAAATGCGGCTTTATCTTCAGGAAAAGGGAGCGGCTCAAAAAACCGGGCAGGTGCCCCATCTGCCACGGAGAAAAGATCCAGGAACCGTTGTTTACCCTTCGCAGCAATTAA
- a CDS encoding site-specific DNA-methyltransferase codes for MIGTKGNTETLASYISQFRNIHVSDVPHQHESATIVRTVSLDGHRIPQYINEFWTARQRQASSIHEISYRACFKPQLPAFFINLLTSEGDIVYDPFSGRGTTVIEAGLLCRRIISNDINPLNQILAIPRFFIPRFEDIAERVEQIRFKKRIKPDTDLSMFYHADTLTEILSLKQYLQKRKEDGSEDMTDRWIRMVATNRLTGHSSGFFSVYTFPPNQAITQDEQIRINIKRDQIPEYRDIKQIILKKTKSLLRNVTEEQKSYLNKAGETALFLACDASKTAEIQSKTVQLTVTSPPFLDIVTYSKDNWLRCWFNGMDAEKIASGISTPKSITDWSEIMGRVFHELYRITKKGGWVAFEVGEVRKGTIRLDEFVVPLGIAAGFSCEGIVINLQEFTKTSNIWGVSNNTDGTNTNRIVLFHKK; via the coding sequence ATGATTGGCACAAAAGGCAATACAGAAACTCTTGCAAGCTATATCAGCCAATTCAGAAATATACACGTTTCAGATGTTCCTCACCAACATGAATCAGCAACAATAGTCCGAACCGTTTCTCTTGATGGTCACCGCATACCTCAGTATATAAATGAATTCTGGACTGCAAGACAGCGGCAGGCCTCTTCAATCCATGAGATATCGTACAGGGCATGCTTTAAGCCGCAGTTGCCTGCCTTCTTTATCAACCTCCTTACATCAGAGGGTGATATTGTGTATGATCCGTTCAGCGGGCGGGGCACAACCGTTATCGAGGCAGGACTGCTCTGCCGCAGGATCATCTCAAACGACATCAATCCGCTTAATCAAATACTGGCAATACCGCGTTTTTTCATCCCCCGTTTTGAGGATATCGCAGAGCGCGTTGAGCAGATCAGATTTAAGAAACGGATCAAGCCTGACACAGATCTATCGATGTTCTATCATGCTGATACGCTGACAGAAATCCTTTCACTCAAACAGTATCTGCAGAAAAGAAAAGAGGACGGATCTGAGGACATGACAGACAGATGGATCCGCATGGTTGCCACGAACCGCCTGACCGGCCACTCCTCAGGCTTTTTCTCGGTCTATACGTTTCCGCCCAATCAGGCAATAACACAGGATGAACAGATCAGGATAAATATAAAGCGCGACCAAATCCCGGAATATAGGGATATTAAACAGATCATCCTGAAAAAAACAAAAAGCCTCCTCAGGAATGTGACAGAAGAACAGAAGAGTTACCTGAACAAGGCAGGGGAAACGGCATTATTCCTGGCATGTGATGCATCCAAAACAGCAGAGATACAATCAAAAACCGTTCAGTTGACCGTAACATCACCGCCCTTCCTGGACATTGTCACGTATTCAAAGGACAACTGGCTCAGATGCTGGTTCAATGGCATGGATGCCGAAAAGATCGCCTCAGGTATATCTACGCCGAAATCGATAACAGATTGGTCGGAGATCATGGGCAGGGTCTTTCATGAACTGTATCGGATCACGAAAAAGGGCGGTTGGGTAGCCTTTGAGGTGGGCGAAGTACGAAAAGGGACGATCAGGCTCGATGAATTTGTGGTGCCCCTTGGCATTGCTGCGGGCTTCTCCTGCGAAGGGATCGTTATTAACCTGCAGGAATTTACCAAGACCTCAAACATCTGGGGGGTCAGCAATAACACCGACGGCACCAACACCAACCGCATTGTCCTTTTTCATAAGAAGTAG
- a CDS encoding propionyl-CoA synthetase translates to MGRYEEVFNRSIQDPEGFWAEAAEAIDWYKKWDKVLDDSNKPFYRWFSGGEMNTCYNAVDRHVKDGRAEQTALIYDSPVTGSIQKYTYRELLEKVSRFAGALKDMGVAKGDTVIIYMPMIPQAAIAMLACARLGAIHSVVFGGFAPHELAIRIDDARPRVIISASCGIEVKKIIEYKSMLNKAIELAEHKPEKCVILQRPQVAAELTPGRDFDWDDVSAKAEPADCVPVKATDPLYILYTSGTTGKPKGIVRDNGGHAVALRWSMENIYDTKPGEVFWAASDVGWVVGHSYIVYAPLLAGCTTILYEGKPVGTPDPGAFWRVISEHGVKTLFTAPTAFRAIKRDDPQGDYLKKYDLSNFKYLFLAGERLDPDTYHWAHNLLHRPVIDHWWQTETGWPITANCMGIEQFPLKPGSSTMPVPGFDVQILDSSGKVLGPTQEGLVVVKLPLPPGTLPTLWQADERFLQSYTKVYPGYYFTSDGGFRDEDGYVFIMGRVDDVINVAGHRLSTGEMEEIISQHPDVAECAVFGVHDSLKGQVPFGLVVLKAGVKTDSSEMKKGLVGMIRQEIGPIACFNEAAVVARLPKTRSGKILRGTMRKIADGEPFAMPSTIEDPAVLGEIEETLRKAGYANKK, encoded by the coding sequence ATGGGCAGGTACGAGGAAGTTTTTAACAGAAGTATTCAGGACCCGGAGGGTTTCTGGGCAGAGGCTGCTGAAGCAATTGACTGGTACAAGAAGTGGGACAAAGTTCTGGACGATTCGAACAAGCCTTTTTACCGCTGGTTTTCCGGCGGTGAGATGAACACCTGCTACAATGCGGTTGACCGGCATGTCAAAGACGGCCGGGCTGAGCAGACGGCACTTATTTATGACAGTCCTGTTACCGGTTCGATACAGAAATATACCTATCGTGAACTGCTTGAAAAGGTCTCGCGGTTTGCCGGAGCGCTTAAGGATATGGGAGTAGCCAAAGGCGATACGGTCATTATTTATATGCCGATGATCCCGCAGGCAGCAATAGCAATGCTCGCCTGCGCGCGTCTGGGGGCGATTCACTCGGTGGTATTTGGCGGCTTTGCTCCGCACGAGCTTGCCATCCGCATTGACGATGCGAGGCCGCGTGTCATCATCTCCGCCTCCTGCGGCATAGAGGTAAAGAAGATTATCGAGTATAAATCGATGCTCAACAAGGCCATTGAACTTGCCGAACATAAACCGGAAAAATGCGTAATTCTGCAGCGTCCCCAGGTTGCTGCCGAGCTGACACCGGGACGTGATTTTGACTGGGATGACGTATCGGCAAAGGCGGAACCGGCTGACTGCGTACCGGTCAAGGCGACTGACCCGCTCTATATCCTCTACACCTCTGGCACAACCGGCAAGCCTAAAGGCATTGTGCGCGACAACGGCGGTCATGCCGTTGCGCTGCGCTGGAGCATGGAGAACATCTATGATACGAAACCTGGTGAGGTTTTCTGGGCTGCATCTGACGTGGGGTGGGTAGTTGGCCATTCCTACATTGTCTATGCCCCGCTTCTGGCAGGTTGCACGACCATACTGTATGAAGGAAAACCGGTCGGCACGCCTGATCCGGGAGCCTTCTGGAGGGTAATCTCTGAACACGGCGTGAAGACCCTTTTTACGGCGCCGACTGCGTTTCGGGCAATCAAGAGGGACGATCCTCAGGGTGATTACCTGAAAAAGTATGACCTGTCGAATTTCAAATATCTATTTCTGGCCGGTGAACGGCTCGATCCGGATACCTACCACTGGGCCCATAATTTACTTCACAGGCCGGTCATTGACCACTGGTGGCAGACAGAGACCGGCTGGCCGATAACCGCAAACTGCATGGGCATAGAACAGTTTCCCCTCAAACCGGGATCATCGACCATGCCTGTTCCGGGATTCGACGTTCAGATACTCGACAGCAGCGGCAAGGTTCTCGGTCCCACGCAGGAGGGACTTGTTGTTGTGAAACTGCCTCTTCCTCCGGGCACGCTGCCGACGCTCTGGCAGGCTGATGAGAGATTTTTACAGTCATATACAAAGGTATATCCCGGTTACTATTTCACGAGCGACGGGGGGTTCAGGGATGAGGATGGGTATGTCTTTATCATGGGCCGCGTTGACGATGTGATCAATGTAGCAGGTCATCGTCTTTCGACCGGTGAGATGGAAGAGATTATTTCCCAGCACCCGGATGTTGCAGAATGTGCAGTCTTTGGTGTGCATGATTCGCTTAAGGGACAGGTTCCTTTTGGCCTTGTGGTCCTGAAGGCGGGTGTCAAGACAGACAGCAGTGAGATGAAAAAAGGACTGGTGGGAATGATACGGCAGGAAATCGGCCCCATTGCCTGCTTTAACGAGGCTGCGGTTGTCGCAAGACTGCCGAAAACGCGCTCGGGAAAGATCCTGAGAGGCACGATGAGAAAAATCGCTGACGGCGAACCATTTGCCATGCCCTCGACCATCGAGGACCCTGCGGTTCTTGGTGAAATTGAGGAAACGCTCAGAAAAGCGGGGTATGCGAACAAAAAATAG
- a CDS encoding radical SAM protein — MRCALVIPSWVPEDIFSSKTAASQINYWQPLGTLYVAAVLRQAGHEVIFVNGAFTLHEQLLSEIRAFKPDFIGIYSTTFGWNKAKAAAADIRKMLGDVFICAGGPYPIAVQENCLQDSGNLFDAIVTGEGEQTCLEMIERLESGKGFQGVSGVAYREKGEIVKNPPRPLIEDLDALPFPARDLLGDSMLYIPPPATYKRKPVAVLMTSRGCNRKCIYCFQIDRQRQRGIRFRSVDSVLKEIEHCLALGYKEIKFIDDTLAADYDRAMQLAQEIKKRKLDFTWFASACVNQVDKPLLQAFRDAGCWAILFGAESGVQKNLNTIRKGTTLDQIRRAVKAAQEVGIRVSTPFMFGIPGETFEEGLQTIEFALDLNPDIANFHAITPFPGTELYDNLAQYGTISDELSDFTYQGAAFIPFTMTREEILKLRQLAFKRFYSRPSFLFKRLLELRSPHELMIALKSLRSLFHLWTKSELFEKKKRDVSA, encoded by the coding sequence ATGAGATGCGCGCTGGTCATACCATCATGGGTCCCTGAGGATATCTTTTCCTCAAAGACCGCGGCATCCCAGATCAACTACTGGCAGCCACTCGGAACGCTCTATGTTGCGGCAGTGCTGAGACAGGCCGGCCATGAGGTTATCTTTGTTAATGGTGCATTTACCCTGCATGAGCAGCTTTTGAGCGAAATCCGGGCATTCAAACCGGATTTTATCGGTATCTATTCAACTACCTTTGGCTGGAACAAGGCGAAAGCTGCGGCAGCTGACATCCGAAAGATGCTTGGAGATGTTTTTATCTGCGCCGGCGGCCCGTATCCGATTGCGGTTCAGGAGAACTGTCTTCAGGATTCAGGCAATCTCTTTGATGCAATCGTCACAGGGGAGGGTGAGCAGACCTGCCTTGAGATGATCGAGAGACTTGAATCCGGCAAAGGATTTCAGGGAGTTTCAGGCGTAGCATATCGTGAAAAAGGAGAGATCGTTAAGAACCCGCCCCGACCGCTGATAGAAGATCTTGATGCGCTGCCTTTTCCAGCGCGAGACCTCCTTGGCGATTCGATGCTCTATATCCCACCCCCTGCGACGTACAAGAGAAAACCGGTGGCCGTGCTTATGACTTCGCGCGGCTGCAACAGGAAATGCATCTATTGCTTTCAGATAGACAGACAGAGACAGCGGGGTATCAGGTTTCGCAGTGTTGACAGCGTGCTGAAAGAGATCGAGCATTGCCTTGCGCTCGGCTATAAGGAGATCAAATTTATTGACGACACGCTAGCCGCTGATTATGACAGGGCAATGCAGCTTGCGCAGGAGATAAAAAAACGGAAGCTCGACTTTACCTGGTTTGCCTCTGCCTGCGTAAATCAGGTGGACAAGCCGCTGCTCCAGGCGTTCAGAGATGCCGGCTGCTGGGCTATTCTTTTTGGCGCAGAAAGCGGTGTTCAGAAGAACCTCAACACCATCAGGAAGGGCACGACCCTTGACCAGATACGCAGGGCAGTAAAGGCCGCACAGGAAGTCGGCATCCGGGTGAGCACTCCCTTCATGTTCGGCATTCCGGGGGAGACCTTTGAGGAGGGGCTCCAGACCATTGAATTTGCTCTTGACCTGAATCCTGACATTGCCAACTTTCATGCCATAACGCCCTTTCCCGGCACAGAACTTTATGACAACCTTGCCCAGTATGGTACGATCTCGGACGAGCTTTCAGACTTCACCTATCAGGGGGCAGCATTCATCCCCTTTACCATGACCAGGGAAGAGATCCTGAAACTCCGCCAGCTCGCATTTAAGCGGTTTTATTCCCGCCCCTCATTTCTGTTTAAGCGACTGCTTGAATTGAGAAGTCCCCATGAACTCATGATTGCCCTCAAGAGCCTGAGAAGCCTCTTCCATCTCTGGACCAAAAGCGAACTTTTTGAAAAGAAGAAGCGTGATGTCTCTGCATAG